In one Myxocyprinus asiaticus isolate MX2 ecotype Aquarium Trade chromosome 29, UBuf_Myxa_2, whole genome shotgun sequence genomic region, the following are encoded:
- the LOC127420529 gene encoding aquaporin-4-like, with translation MGIREELRSRQFWQGVLAEILGSLVFVSAVLGSLVPGPDGVSPGPIYPALAAGMATVVLGYCFGEISGAQVNPAITVALLVTRKVDVFRAVVYLVAQCLGGILSAGLLYITLPLKSTAQNYINKVPVEMNAGQALGMEMLATFVLGFTVFSVEDQRRRECSEPGNLAIGFAVTTAIFIAGRFSGASLNPARSLGPAIILGYWEHHWVYWIGPILGAVLAGVSHEFIFAPSASRQKLVACLTCKDIEIVETASVSRSSLSTVTQSAMRNKQSNKLEHS, from the exons ATGGGAATCAGAGAG gagcTGAGGAGCCGTCAGTTTTGGCAGGGGGTTCTTGCAGAGATCCTGGGTTCCCTGGTCTTTGTGTCTGCCGTGTTGGGCTCATTAGTTCCGGGACCGGACGGGGTCTCCCCAGGACCCATCTACCCAGCTTTGGCTGCTGGTATGGCAACTGTGGTTCTGGGATATTGCTTTGGTGAAATCAGTGGGGCTCAG GTAAATCCTGCAATAACTGTGGCACTTTTGGTGACACGGAAGGTGGATGTCTTTAGGGCTGTAGTTTATCTGGTTGCCCAGTGTTTGGGGGGCATCCTTTCAGCTGGGCTACTCTACATCACCCTGCCCCTGAAGTCCACTGCACAGAACTACATTAACAAG GTCCCAGTTGAAATGAATGCAGGCCAAGCTCTTGGGATGGAGATGCTTGCCACGTTTGTCCTGGGTTTCACTGTATTCTCTGTCGAAGATCAACGCAGGAGGGAATGCAGTGAACCCGGAAACTTGGCCATTGGGTTTGCCGTAACCACTGCGATCTTCATTGCT GGGAGATTTTCTGGTGCTAGCTTGAACCCAGCTCGTTCTCTTGGTCCTGCTATAATACTTGGATACTGGGAACACCACTGG GTGTACTGGATTGGGCCAATATTAGGTGCGGTTCTGGCTGGAGTATCTCATGAGTTTATTTTTGCACCCAGCGCATCTAGGCAGAAGTTGGTGGCTTGTTTGACCTGTAAGGACATTGAAATAGTGGAGACAGCCAGTGTGTCTCGATCTTCCCTGTCCACTGTCACACAGAGCGCCATGAGaaacaaacaaagcaacaaaCTGGAGCACAGCTAA
- the LOC127420530 gene encoding lens fiber major intrinsic protein-like, whose product MMWEFRSIMFWRAVFAEFFGTMFFVFFGMGAALRWTSGPYHVFHTALCFGFAAATLIQSIGHISGGHINPAVTFAYLVGSQMSLFRAFFYICAQCLGALAGAGALYGVTPNNMRGTLALNTLQPGMSLGMAITVEVFLTMQLVVCVFAVTDERRNGRLGSAALSIGFSIAMGHLMGMYYTGAGMNPARSFGPAVIMRNFINHWVYWVGPMIGGAMGAILYDFMLFPRMRGLSERLATLKGSQPPEAKNQQETRGEPIELKTQTL is encoded by the exons ATGATGTGGGAGTTCCGCTCTATAATGTTTTGGCGGGCGGTGTTTGCCGAGTTTTTCGGCACCATGTTCTTCGTGTTCTTTGGGATGGGCGCAGCGCTTCGCTGGACCTCTGGTCCGTACCACGTCTTCCACACTGCCCTCTGCTTTGGTTTTGCTGCCGCCACACTGATCCAATCCATCGGCCACATCAGTGGAGGACACATCAATCCGGCCGTCACCTTCGCCTACCTAGTTGGCTCTCAGATGTCTCTGTTCCGCGCTTTCTTCTACATTTGCGCTCAGTGCCTGGGGGCCCTTGCAGGAGCTGGAGCCCTCTATGGAGTTACACCCAACAATATGAGAGGCACATTGGCACTTAACACG CTGCAGCCAGGCATGAGCCTGGGCATGGCGATCACAGTGGAGGTGTTCCTCACCATGCAACTGGTGGTCTGCGTCTTTGCTGTCACAGATGAGCGAAGAAACGGACGCCTGGGTTCTGCCGCTCTGTCCATTGGTTTTTCCATTGCCATGGGCCACCTGATGGGG ATGTACTACACTGGAGCAGGTATGAACCCCGCCAGGTCTTTCGGTCCTGCTGTTATCATGAGGAATTTTATTAACCATTGG GTGTACTGGGTGGGGCCCATGATTGGTGGTGCTATGGGTGCCATCCTGTATGATTTCATGCTGTTCCCCCGTATGCGGGGTCTTTCTGAGAGACTAGCCACTCTCAAGGGCAGCCAACCTCCAGAGGCCAAGAACCAGCAGGAGACCCGCGGTGAGCCCATTGAGCTCAAGACTCAAACCCTTTAA